The DNA segment ATACGTATTGCATCACGTCGCTCAACTGGACAACGAGGATGAAGTAGAAGAGCAGCTTGCCGTTCTGGCCTTCGTAACCAGGGATGTTTAACGTGAGCAAAGCAGGTGCATGACTGACGCAGTAGACACAGATCATTAGCGCCCATTGTATCTTGGCGGTGCGTTCCAGAAATTTTTCACAATCACCAGAGAGTACGCTGCGCAAAGGGATAAACAGGAAGGCGTACACGGGGATGAGAATGGTGAAGAGACCATACCAATCAATCGCCACCAGCAAGTATTGCAACGGCGTGATGATGAAGAAGCTCCAGAACAACGTGCGATGATCGCCCGGACGCGAAGGTGTCAGCGTGATGGTTTCTCGCAATGCGAGAAAAGAGAGAACTCCGAAGAGGATAACGGAACCGAGACCGCCGGTAGCCAAAGCCACACAGAATACCGCCACCATGCCCCACCAAGCGCGGATGCGGTCGTTCAGGTTGGCGATGGTTTTGGATTCGCCGCCGTTGCCGCGCGCGAGCATCCAGCCGATCATGCTGGAAATGATCAGCAGCGCGATGACGCCGCCAACGAGCCAGATGGTTTCCTGATCCAGTTTCAGATTCATGTGAGTCGCAGGTTCCACACCGCCAGGCGGGCGCGTTCCAAGAAGTCCGCTTTGGCTTCTTCCGCACCCAAGCTGATGGGCGCACCCACGGTGATACTGCCGAGCATGGGCACCGGCAGCACTTCGCCTTTCGGCAGCACGCGATTGAGATTCTCCAAGTAGACGGGCACGAGCTCCAGTTGCGGCAACTTGCGGGCGAGGTGGAACAGGCCGCCTTTGAACGCATGCGGTTCCGGTCCGGCATTGCGCGTGCCTTCGGGAAACAGGATGAGCGAAGAGCCATTGGCCAAGGCCGCTTCCATCTGTTCCAGGGGATTATCACTGGCCGTCACTTTCTTTCGCTCGATGAGCAAGGCGTGCAAGACTTCATTCGCCAGATAAGCACGCAGACCACTTGACCAATAATCTTTGGCGGCGATGGGTCGTGTCTGTTTACGGATGGCTGATGGCAAGGCTGCCCAGATGACGAGTGCGTCTAGGTTGCTTGAGTGATTGGCGAAGTAGATGCGTTGTCGCAGTTCAGGCCCTGTCCCTTGCCAGCGCATGCGTGCACCGGTGAGCAACCGGACCAGGCCGATGAGCAAGGCGGCGATCATTGGCTCTCCAAAGTGCGGACGATACGGCTGGTGCGGCGGAAGATCGTGATCAGGCAACCGATGCTGACGATGACCAGGCACCATGGCAGCAGAGTGAATGACCAGCCGAACCAGAGAGCGAATGCATCGAGCAACGAAGCAATCGTGACCGCAGCCATGCGGTGTGGCTTAGCCATCGGACCACAGAATTGCTGCCCGGCACCGGTGGAAGCACCGAGTGCACGGACATACGCGGTCATCACCGCTAGTGCTGCTGCGAGCCAACCGACATGATGCAGCCAAGAAATCGTGAGTGAAGTGTACCCGGCACCCACCAGAATAAAGATGTCAGCAAAGCGATCAGGCAGTTCGTTATAGATCTCGCCGGACTTCGTCTTGAAACCGCCTTCAATGGCGATCATGCCGTCGAAGAGATTGCACAGAAGGCGGAGCTGGATGTTCAGCGCGGCTGCAAAGAGAAACCAGGGTTGCAACGAAGGGATTTGCTGTGGGGCGAGCCAGAATGCCACTCCGGCGAGAGCGGCGAAGAAAATGCTGAGCACGGAAACGGTGTTCGGACGGAGACCGCAACGGATAAGCAAACGGGCCGCCGCACCTGCCCAGAGGGTATCGCGTGACTTCAGCGGACGACGTGAAGGAGAGTTTTCGACCATGGTCCAGTTTCCTCTGCACAAAGTGAGATTTTCGACGGAGCTTGGAAAGGAGAAACCGACAAAAGTCCCAGAGCGAAGGTGCATTTCCGCGTGCAAGCACCGCTTCCTTCGCTATGGTTAGCGGCATCAGCAAAACGAGCCGCCCGCAGACCGGTCTAATCCGGGGAAGGCGTCCGCTTATCCGGCGCCGGTCTTGAACAGGACGACACGTTTGCAACGAAAGATATCGCCATGCCCGTCAGCACTTGCAGTCATTGCGCACAACACATCGAATTTCCCATTGAGATGGCCGGCCAACGCGTCGAGTGCCCCTCGTGCGGTGGACCGACCACGCTTGTTCTACCACAGAGCGGCGGTGCCATCCATGTGCCACAGCAGGGACGCCAGGCACGCGTGGGCAATGAGGAAGTGATGCGCGTGGGCTCCACGGCGATGCGCATCATCGACAACGTGGAGAAAGTCATCGTGGGCAAGCGACAAGAGGTCACGCTCACGCTCATGGCCCTCTTCGCGGAAGGACATGTGCTGCTGGAAGACGTGCCGGGTGTGGCGAAGACCATGCTGGCACGGGCTCTTGCGCAAAGCATCGGGTGCAATTTCAAACGATTGCAATGCACGCCCGACCTGTTGCCGAACGACATCACAGGCGCCTCTATCTTCAATCCCAAGACGACGGAGTTCGAGTTCCGCCCCGGACCGCTCTTTGCACAGATCGCCCTCGCGGATGAAATCAACCGTGCCACACCGCGTGCCCAATCCGCGCTGCTGGAAGCGATGGCGGAGCGGAAGATCACGGTGGATGGGACGAATTATGAATTGAAGCGGCCGTTCTTCCTCATCGCCACGCAGAATCCGGTGGATCACGAAGGCACATTCCCGCTGCCAGAGGCGCAACTGGACCGCTTCCTCGTGCGACTCAGCTTAGGTTATCCGAGCATGGAGGAGGAAGGACGCATGATTGACCGCATGCGTACTGCGCATCCGATTGATTCACTCGGTGCGGTGGTGAGCGCGGAAGAAGTCGTCGCCTGCCAGCAAGCGGTGCGTGAAGTGCAGGCGGACCCGAAGGTGCGAGATTACATCCTGCAGATCGTGCGCGGCACGCGGGAACATGATGCGGTGCGCTTGGGCGGCAGCCCACGTGCTACGCTCTCGCTCTTCCGCGCGGCGCAATCCATGGCGGCCATCCAAGGGGATGAATTTATCCTGCCAGATTACGTGAAACAGATAGCACCAACGGTGCTCGCGCACCGGTTGATTTTGAAACCGGAGAGCAGGTTGCGGAAGGTGACGCCAGCGGGTGTGATCGAGGAAGTGTTGCGTAAGGTACCGGTGCCGCTGTTGCCAGATACGATGAGACGATGAAGTGGATCATTGGAGCGCTGGTGTTGCTGGTGGCCGGGCTGGTTCTGCGGCTCGAGCTGCTGGTGTATGCCATGTATGTGCTGCTGGGCGTCTTGCTCGTCAGCCGTCTGCTGGCGCGCACATGGATCGAGAGCCTGTCGGCGAAACGGAAGTGTGAGGAGGCGCAACTGGAAGTAGGCGGCACATTGCCCGTGAAAGTCACGTTGAGCAACAGTGGGGCGCTCGCAGTGCCTTGGGCGCTGGTGGAGGATTCGTTACCCACGGAAGCGTTACAGGCGAGTCCGGCGCAATTGCAGATAGAAGGCCCGCGGTTGGGCTTAGTTCGCGTACCATCGCGCGGAGAGAAGGTCATCGAATACAGCGTCACGTTCTTGCGACGAGGTTATTATCAAGTCGGTCCGTTGCTGGTGGAGAGCGGCGATCTGTTCGGATTGCACCGGCGCTATCGCGTGCTAACGTTGCCGCATTACGTCACGGTGCTGCCGCATGTGGTGCCGCTGGAGGGATACGACATCGCATCGCACCGGCCACTCGGCGAGATACGGCTGACGCATCGGCTCTTTGAGGACACGGCACGCATCTCGGGTGTGCGGCAATATGTGGAAGGCGATGCGTTGAATCGCATCCACTGGCGGGCGACGGCACGCACGGGTGTGTTGCAATGCAAGACGTTCGAGCCTTCATGCATCGCCGGTGCCACGCTTGTTCTGGATTTTCACAAGGACAGTTTCAATGTGCCCGGTGCGGAGTATCGGGCGGAACTGGGCGTGACCACGGTGGTATCCATTGCGAACGCGCTTTACGAATTGGGCGAGCAGTTCGCCTTTGCCACGAATGCACGCGATGGTGCGGAGCGAGTGGCCACAGAAGGCTGGCGCTTTGAATTCACCACGCGTGATGCGGCACAGAAGATGGCGGCGCCAGCAGAGCGGAAGGATAGGCTGCGCCCGGTGGTGATCGAGCCGAACACAGGCGACGAGCATTTTACTCATCTACGCGAAACACTGGCGCGCGTGGAATGGAATGACGGGCTGACGTTATCGCAATTGCTGAACGAAGTGGAATCAAGGCTCTCGCGGGATACAACGGTCATCGTAGTCGTGCCGCAGATCACGGAGGAGATGGCGTTCGCACTCGGGGCATTGCAACGGAACGGTTTCAAGGTGTTCGCAGTGATGATCACGTTCGGGGATGAGGATTACCATGATTGGGCCAAGCCACCGGTGTGGGCGGGACGTTTGTTGGCGGAAGGAGTCGAGTTCCGCTGGATCTTTGATGAGGCGGGGTTGTCGTCTCTGTGTGCGAGCGAGGTGTGGAGATGAGCGCTTACCAGCCACCACCGCAGAAGACGATCGTAGATCACCTGGCGATCCTCGTTTGTCCGCTGGTCATCATGGTGATGGTGGGGAGCCTGGCACTGTTTTTGGCTAAGATCGGTTACACGGGGCGTTATGTCTCGCGCGTGAATTGGGCGTTGTGCTGGTTCGTGTTGGCTTCCGTACTCACATCTCGCATTGGGATTCAATACGGTTCGGAGCGGGCTTCTATTTATGGATTATTCTTGGGTGGCGCCATCGCCGTGTTCTTCTGGCGGTTCCTAGGGTTTGGCATGCCGCTGTATATCCTGCTCGCGATCCTGTGTTTCATCTGGTGGTGCACGAGCCAGCTCACGTGGGACTGCACGATGATCGATGATGATGAAGATTCCTCAGGGCAAGGTTTGCTGGAGGCATCGGGGTTGGACGGCAATGCGGCGAAGGAAGCGCAGGAGGAGACGAAGAAACATCAACTTCGGCGGAAG comes from the Verrucomicrobiia bacterium genome and includes:
- a CDS encoding phosphatidate cytidylyltransferase; this translates as MNLKLDQETIWLVGGVIALLIISSMIGWMLARGNGGESKTIANLNDRIRAWWGMVAVFCVALATGGLGSVILFGVLSFLALRETITLTPSRPGDHRTLFWSFFIITPLQYLLVAIDWYGLFTILIPVYAFLFIPLRSVLSGDCEKFLERTAKIQWALMICVYCVSHAPALLTLNIPGYEGQNGKLLFYFILVVQLSDVMQYVWGKTTGKRKIAPLVSPNKTWEGFIGGVATTSLIGAGLWWATPFTPWQSAGMAFLICLLGFAGGLVMSAIKRDCGVKDWGHLIEGHGGVMDRIDSICFAAPVFFHVTRYYFTP
- a CDS encoding lysophospholipid acyltransferase family protein, whose product is MIAALLIGLVRLLTGARMRWQGTGPELRQRIYFANHSSNLDALVIWAALPSAIRKQTRPIAAKDYWSSGLRAYLANEVLHALLIERKKVTASDNPLEQMEAALANGSSLILFPEGTRNAGPEPHAFKGGLFHLARKLPQLELVPVYLENLNRVLPKGEVLPVPMLGSITVGAPISLGAEEAKADFLERARLAVWNLRLT
- a CDS encoding CDP-alcohol phosphatidyltransferase family protein, which codes for MVENSPSRRPLKSRDTLWAGAAARLLIRCGLRPNTVSVLSIFFAALAGVAFWLAPQQIPSLQPWFLFAAALNIQLRLLCNLFDGMIAIEGGFKTKSGEIYNELPDRFADIFILVGAGYTSLTISWLHHVGWLAAALAVMTAYVRALGASTGAGQQFCGPMAKPHRMAAVTIASLLDAFALWFGWSFTLLPWCLVIVSIGCLITIFRRTSRIVRTLESQ
- a CDS encoding MoxR family ATPase, which translates into the protein MRVGSTAMRIIDNVEKVIVGKRQEVTLTLMALFAEGHVLLEDVPGVAKTMLARALAQSIGCNFKRLQCTPDLLPNDITGASIFNPKTTEFEFRPGPLFAQIALADEINRATPRAQSALLEAMAERKITVDGTNYELKRPFFLIATQNPVDHEGTFPLPEAQLDRFLVRLSLGYPSMEEEGRMIDRMRTAHPIDSLGAVVSAEEVVACQQAVREVQADPKVRDYILQIVRGTREHDAVRLGGSPRATLSLFRAAQSMAAIQGDEFILPDYVKQIAPTVLAHRLILKPESRLRKVTPAGVIEEVLRKVPVPLLPDTMRR
- a CDS encoding DUF58 domain-containing protein; its protein translation is MKWIIGALVLLVAGLVLRLELLVYAMYVLLGVLLVSRLLARTWIESLSAKRKCEEAQLEVGGTLPVKVTLSNSGALAVPWALVEDSLPTEALQASPAQLQIEGPRLGLVRVPSRGEKVIEYSVTFLRRGYYQVGPLLVESGDLFGLHRRYRVLTLPHYVTVLPHVVPLEGYDIASHRPLGEIRLTHRLFEDTARISGVRQYVEGDALNRIHWRATARTGVLQCKTFEPSCIAGATLVLDFHKDSFNVPGAEYRAELGVTTVVSIANALYELGEQFAFATNARDGAERVATEGWRFEFTTRDAAQKMAAPAERKDRLRPVVIEPNTGDEHFTHLRETLARVEWNDGLTLSQLLNEVESRLSRDTTVIVVVPQITEEMAFALGALQRNGFKVFAVMITFGDEDYHDWAKPPVWAGRLLAEGVEFRWIFDEAGLSSLCASEVWR